The Trichoderma asperellum chromosome 6, complete sequence region TGAATACTTTATGTTAAAGAACATGTATAAACATGTATTTTCAATAGATGCTATCGTACGGCATACTTCAAAAGATGAATGTATCCTAGTAACCCATGTATGTAGCTATAATATACTCCAAGCAATCACTCATCCGCCAAcatggtggaggaggagagaagccCATCATTtttgggggttttttttacGCCAGCTGCTGTGATTCATCAATTCGGTGACTACAACAAGATCGTGAAACAGCTTGTGAATGTGCAACTGATCATGCGTGGACGCGGCCGTGGACAGACACGATTTATGCAAAATCCCGAGCTCCGGTTGGCCGAAGAACTGAGCTGTGTGGCGCGGAACTTTCTTAAAGTTCAATTTCGAATGTCTGGCCGCATAAGTGTCTCGCCCTCAAACGGTCTACTTTATACTGTCCAGCTTTGAGCAAATATCTTCCAACGCCAGGGCCCTCAAAGGCCCCCTCTTACAAAGAATGAATATAGCACAGTCGCCCAGGTGATGATTATAGGAAGTGTGGTACGCAATATGTTGATGAGTTATTATTTTTGACTCAAGTGACAATTGTACATGACGCATAACTTGaactcttttctctttctactGTGAAGCCTCTGACTTTCCGGGGATGAAAGGCTTGCCATCACCGGGTCCAATTCGCACATCAGCAAAGATCTGTTTCGGCCTCAGCTCAACGGGGGTAACGTTGGTGGGCTGGTCGGggatcttcttctccagttTCTAAAGCCAGGCTCAAATTAGCAATCGTGGCTTATTTATGCATTGATTCACCAATGGTAAAGGCTTGGACGTACCAAGTTATCGTAAACACACTTGTTGAGCTTCCACTCGGCAGGGCGGCACtgccaaagctgctggtTTCGGTTGTCGAGGCATTCCCAGTGCTTGCGGAACTCGGCTAAGCAGTGTGTGTTGATATCCGTGAGTCTATGTGTCCCAGATCGTCAGTACCCCTCTTCATAAACAAGTGGCTCGTACGGCCGCCTGTGTCCCGGCTTTGGTCGATTGCCCTCCCCCAACTCAAATATCCCGTGAAAATTGTCTGTAGGCGCGAGGAAAAACGTACACACTCTGGGCGCAGCGGGTCACCCTTCGTCCCTCCTTCAAGCAGTTCAGCTCTCCCTTGCCGGGGTTCTCGGTCTTGCACTGCATGTAATCATCGTTGTAGTCGCGGCATCGTGCACCGATGAAGAAAGAGGCTGACAGCAGAGGCGCAGAGGAGGCACCGATCTCCTGGACCTGAGGGATGTTGTCGGGAAGAGGAGTGGTGTCGATGAGCACCTGCTGGTGGAATCTGCCACATGTTAGCGCTGCCGTCGTAAGAGATTTGCCAATCTGCCGTCAAAGCGACTCAATGATGCCGCAGCAGAATCTCCGTGGGTTAAGAAACATACTGAGACCGTCGTGATGCCATAATTGCCGGATTTTTGCTTGACCCTCTATGAGGCTTCCGGTAGGATACTGAAGCTATGAGGTTCTTTGGACGCCGGCTTAGTTGAAAGATTGTGGTTACTTTAGCCAATCAAAAGCGACCGGGGGGTCAGCAACCGTAGCCTTGCTGGAGCACCTGAAGTGATTTTTTGCAAGTACATGGCGGGAAATTGCTTCCGCAAAAGGTACCTAGGCGCTCTGTAGTGCTGCCGTATTTTGGGGGTCGGGGGGCACAAGACAGGTACTCCAAGTAGCGCTAAGTATCCGCGctaaagaagatgatgactcAGCAGAATGTAGGTGTCTCTTGCCTGAAAATGAGCTGTGATTGGCCAGTGGTAGGCAAGGCTGATCTTCGCGGTACCGGGGTACCTTTGACTGAGCGCGACCCCAGCAGCAATTTTGTAGCAAGTCAACAAAGCTGCCCAGCGACGAGAAAACATCCAAGCGTCAGCATAGACGAATTTTGACGACGACGCGGCCGCCAATTCGTCGAGCTCAGCGCGATAAGAATTCGATAACAAGAATCACGATACGATTTGCGCCCTCGCCTCCCTTCACGAAGCTCCTCGGGAGCTAGGTTGATACTTCGAGCAATTTCTGAAGGTCCTGTGGCCTACTCTTCATCATGTCGCTATTCGGACAAACCAAGCCTCTTGGCTCGGGAGGGCTTTTTGGCTCGGTTCAAACTGCTCAGCCTGCTCAGCAGACACAAACAACGGGCAATATCTTTGGCCAGACCCAAGGTGCAGGCCAGCAGGGCACGACACTGGGAAACACGCTGCTGGCCCAGCCACAACAGGCAGCGCAGATTCCAGCGTTATCTCAGTCACAGGCCCAGCTGTCGAGTTCTCTGTGGCAACCAGGCCAAGAAACACCCCGTAGGTCTCAAATACTGCAGAGTCGCTGTTTTCCTTACTAACGCTATGATGATGTGAAAAGACCAGAAGCCGATTCTGGAGCAGATGAAGCTCGTGACAGAGAAATGGGACCCCTCCAGCCCAAGCTGCGTTTTCAAGCATTACTTCTACAATAAAGTCGATGAAGCACACATTCCCTTTTACAAGCCCCAAGCACACGAAGACCCTCGAGAGTGGGAAGAAGCTCTGCAGAACAAGCCCGCCCCAGGATTCATGCCCGTGCTATGTGCAGGCTACACAGGCGTCGCAGACCGATTAAAGACACAGAAGCGTGCCATCTCCGAATTTAACACACGACTACACCAGATCAACGGCTGTTTGGATGCACTGTTGCAGAGACACGAACTGGAGACGGAAACGAGAGCTCTGGCTGCTAGGAGGCGGCAGACAATGATTTCCAACCGATGCCTGGCGCTGGCTGCAAAGGTGCAGATTCTGAGGAATCGGGGCTACGCTTTGagtggcgatgaggatgatttGAAGAGCAGGCTACAGGCTTTGGAGCGCGATGTGCAAGATCCTGCGGTCAGCGcgagggaagaagagctgtGGAGTAGGCTGATTGTTCTAAGGGGATACTCTGAGAAGCTGAGCAAAGAGCTAGAGAAGCCGGCTGGGGCTGAGGGCGAAGGGCTGGACGAGGAGACACAAGCAAGAGCAAAACGAGTGAGTTTGGCATTTAGAAGATGTACCCTGGCATTTTGGTGGCTGCTAACACAACGATTTCTAGGTACTGGAAGATTACGAGAAGCAGCTTGGACACCTGAAAAAAGAGCTTGAGGCGCTGGGTGTGGACTACCAAGAGTGGGAAAACAGCAGAAACCCGCCGCCGCGGTCTCGATAAGAACAAGAACATTTCTTTTGGAAATTTTAGGAGACTGTGTTATCGAAGGATGGAGTTTTACTGAGGCTATAATGCCGGTGTTTAATTTGGAGACTCAAGGATTTTCACGTATTAAACCAAAGTGAGGTGTTGGTCATGGTAACGTTATTCTAATGCGATAGAAGGGAAGATGTCGATGTTTTGTTTCAATGATTGTAGGCTACTTCAGCAATGTCCAAATATCAAGGCAGGATTGGAAGGCATGCGCATTTTTTCGGCCATATATGTAACCTCGGCCTTATGAATTCGGTCAATCGTACTATTCGTTACATGGAGATTTGAATTTCTTATTAAATCTTTCCGATTCTATCGTTGttccttttcgttttcgttcTGTCTCCAGTGACTCGGAAATAGTTAGGTTTTTTCTCCCTCACTTTATATAACCTCAAATGGTTACCATCTATCGTACAGTCATGCGTCTCGGAGTCCGGCTAGTTTGACTTCCTTGGCATATAAAATACCAAATTAAATGATATTATGCCGAgtcaaaaaaaagggcgagGTATGcatgtttttataaaaccgtAGCCTACATAGCAAAATTTTTTCGGGTGAGATTTAAAAGATGCGGCTGATCATGTCGACGGCGAAGGGAGCTACATCGCGGGGTTAGCCCATGCTCTTTCGTAAAAAGGAGAAGCAATTTGCAATTCATCGTTCTCTTGGCGTCAGAACATACAAAGATAGAGCATGAAGGCCGTAGCAGCGACCTGCTGGACGGTGAAGAGCGCCTCGGCCTCCATGGCACGAATCTCCTCGGGAGACTGCTGCGGGGGGGCAACTATTTTTGGGGTGCGGTCAGCAATTGCAACGAGGATTCGTCCATTACATCACGCGGCAACGATTTTATCCCATCGCGTCTGGGCGAGGGAAGAGGGGGCGGCGAAATGTACGTACATCCTCCAAACATGGTGATGGGTTgatttgttgttgttgtttagTCGAGGTTGGAAGGCTGGACAGTTACGTAAAAGATGGGCGATTTCGGCTGCTGGGGAGCTAGTTTTTTGCGTAGGCTGGAGGGCAATACAGTGCGTGACCAGTACCGCTGAAGTTACAAGTGATAGAATTGCGAGGTTAGTAGAGAGGTACGGAATGCTTCTGTgggctcagcagcaaaagcctGAGGCGCCACTAGGAAGGTAACAGCGATAGCGATAGATACCTAGTAGTGCTAggaatagtatttttatggAGCAGTGTAGTAGTACCTATCTACAAGCAGGTCGTAGTAGGTAGCGCCTAGTAGTATGTATACTGCAGCACCTTTCTAAAATGCATTAGAAGATCGAATGGAAAATATGGAAccacagaaaaaaaaaaaaaaaaaaacttccccAGGTCCGAACCCCGTTTCCTTTTTCCACGGACAGATAGCGCCATGAGCGAATCAGAGGCCGTCGCGACCGCTCAGCGTCGGCCCGTGAATGGCCGATATCGTTTCGGCGCCGGGGCCATTGCACAGTGGCAGCTACCACATAAGGATACTCATCACCTAACCAAAACCTCTAGCCTGCACCAGAGCAAGCAACGTCTCCAACTCGGGAGAAAGATTAAGCTCTAGCATTGCAGAGGTTTTTTTGTGGTGGACACGAGTCGTGACGCACTATGCTCCAAGCATCCAAGCACGGCACTTCTCCAAAATGACTGCGGAGTCGACTCCAGTATTACGGAGCGGTTGTTTGGACCGACGGATGTGGCGCGGTTGCAAACACGGAGTACATGCGCCCATGGGCTTATCAATGCGATATCCGGATCCTGGGGACTGCGAAGGGGACGCAGACGAGGCCCCTGGAAATATCCATTTGGCGTGCCATGGCCGATAAAATGGCGGCTGTCCCTGGCCTGAGCTTGTGATTGCCAGCCAGTATCGGAGACAAGCCAGGCGttggcttgctgctggctcaCCGTCTTACAGCATTGCCATCTGGTCTAGCCCGTTCTGCCTTGCTGCTTCAACTCTATTGACGGCGGTCTGCGCaacgaaaaaaagatataaacgCTCGAGTCTCCTTTCTTCTGGCGCCGTCCGTGTTGGCGAGGGCTTCAGACTTTTTAGCGCTGTCACGGGTGCCGGAACGCCCCACGAAAGATCCGCCACGAACTTTTTCGATAGCCATCCAACAACTGCCCATTACCGTACTATACATCATTTGGGGGGGTGTGTTTGATTAGAGGCAAATCTTTATCAACCGGGCGGGATCGGTTCAAATTTTCGTCGCCCTGACCTTGTTTTCCTCCTTTATTCCTTTCTGTTCTCAGTCATCGAGGGAAACAAGTGGCCGTTGATTGTGCTTTTTAAGccttttcgttttcgttttcttttctgccatGGCCTCCAGGCTGGCTATTGCTCGAGGGGCTGCCCTGCGCCCATCACTGGCGCTGACCCGACACGAAGCGAGGATTTGCGCTCGCGGACAAGGGTCCCTCTTATCCACCCGCGGCCTCACTTACACTGCCAAAAGCGCTGCTGATGTTCGCGGCGCTGGCTTTGACGACACTGGCGCGCTGCGAAGAGCGCCTTTTGAGTCTCTGCAGGATGACCCGACTTACCAGGAGATGAGACAGATTCGCGCTGAAAACAAGCTGCCATGGAAGGACTTTAGCGCTCGCCACATTGGCCCTCGCGACGAGGAGATCCAGGAGATGCTCAACACCCTGGGGGTTGACAATGTGGATGGCTTCATTTCTCAGGTTATTCCTGCCGACGTGCTGGATCCTCCCCAGAAGACGATCCAGCCGCGCGTCTTCAGCGAGTCGGGCGTTGTGAGGGCCTTCAAGAACATGAATGCGCAGAACGACATCCGCGTGTGGATGAACGGCGGTGGCTACTACCCCGTTGAGATCCCTGCCGTCATCAAGCGCAATGTCTTGGAGAACCCAGCTTGGTACACCAGCTACACTCCCTACCAGCCGGAAATCAGCCAGGGCCGTCTAGAGTCCCTGCTCAACTTCCAGACCATGGTGTCTGATCTTACTGGCCTTCCTGTGGCAAACGCCAGTTTGCTCGATGAAGGAACTGCAGCTGGTGAGGCCATGACCATGTCACTGACCAGCCTGTCATCCTCCAGACAAAAGCGACCTGGAAAGACATATGTTGTTTCCCACTTGGTGCACGATGCTACCATCAGGGTCATGCATGGTCGCGCTGAAGGATTCGGCATCCACATCGAGGTCTTGGATCTGTCTGCGCCGGAtgcccagaagaagattaAGGCTCTTGGTGATGATTTGATTGGTGTTATGGTTCAGTACCCTGACTCAAACGGTGGTGTTTCTGACTTCCGGGAGCTTGCGGATCTTGCACACAAACAGGGTACCCTGCTGAGTGCTGCTACCGACCTCTCCAACTTGACTCTCCTCACGCCTCCAGGTGAATGGGGCGCTGATATTGCTTTTGGAAACGCACAGCGATTTGGTGTTCCCCTGGGTTATGGTGGACCTCACGCTGCTTTCATGGCTGTTCAGGACGGTAGCAAGCGGCGTCTCCCTGGCCGCTTGATCGGTGTTTCCAAGGACCGCCGCGGAGACCGAGCTCTTCGCTTGGCTCTTCAGACCCGAGAGCAGCACATTCGACGAGAAAAGGCAACTAGCAATGTTTGCACTGCTCAAGCTCTTCTGGCCAACATGTCCGCCATGTATGCCATCTATCACGGCCCCGAACAGCTCAGGGAAATGGCCATCAACAACCTTCGACAGGCCCGCATGAtccaggctgctgctcaacACTATGGCCTGAATGTCTCGACTGCTTCTGTTGACGCTGAGGGCAAGGTCCTCTCCGATACCGTTTCGCTTTACTTCGACGAGCCTGTTGTTTGCCGTTCTCTGCGCCGTGAGCTCATGGATCAAGGCATCAGCACCGGCAAAGCCTGGTCTCCTAATGAGATTGTTCTGGCGGTTCCCACCACTTTCACGCTTAAGCTCTTTGTCCGCATCGTCAAAGCTTTCCAGACTGTTGCGTACAAGAACCACGCCGATGCTGATCTCGATGTTTCCTCCAAGTGCTGGAAGGCAGGATTCGCACAGTCATCAGAAGAACTCATCAAGAGCCTGCCCGCGTCTGTCCGACGAGAGTCCAAGTTCCTGACCCACCCTGTTTTCAACTCTCACCACAGCGAGACGGAGATGCTGCGCTACATGCATCACCTCCAGTCCAAGGATCTGTCTCTGGTTCACTCTATGATTCCTCTCGGATCCTGCACCATGAAGCTCAACGGCACCACCCAGATGGAGCTCATTGGTACGGAAAATACTGCCAACATCCACCCTCACGCACCCCACAGCTGCGCCAAGGGTTATCAGAAGCTCTTTGACGCCACTTCCTCTCAGCTCGCTGCCCTAACCGGTATGGACGCTACGTCTCTGCAGCCCAACTCCGGTGCTCAGGGTGAATTTGCCGGTCTGCGAGCAATTCGAAAGTAccacgagcagcagcctggcaACAAGCGCGACATCTGCTTGATTCCTGTTTCTGCCCACGGTACCAACCCTGCATCCGCCGCCATGGTCGGTATGCGTGTTGTCCCCATCAAGTGCGACACCAAGACTGGTAACCTCGACTTGGAAGATCTGGAAGCCAAGTGCAAGAAGCACGCCTCCGAGCTGGGCGCTATCATGATCACATACCCTAGTACATATGGTGTATTTGAGCCTCAGGTCCGCAAGGTCTGCGACCTCGTTCACCAGTACGGCGGTCTTGTCTACATGGACGGCGCCAACATGAACGCTCAGATCGGACTTACTTCCCCCGGCGCTCTGGGCGCTGATGTCTGCCACTTGAACCTGCACAAGACCTTCTGTATCCCTCACGGCGGCGGTGGACCCGGTATTGGCCCTATTTGCGTCAAGAAGCATCTCATCCCGTACTTGCCTCACAAGAGCACTCAGACTCCTGTTTCCAGTGCCGCCTTTGGCAGTGCTAGCATTGTTCCCATCAGCTGGGCTTACATCTCCACCATGGGTACGTTTTGAAATGACTTGTACAGATATATTGCTAACACTGTGTTTTAATAGGTGACGAGGGTCTCCGCAAGGCTACTACTGTGGCTCTCCTCAACGCTAACTACATGCTTACCCGTCTCAAGGACCACTATCCCATTCTCTACACCAACGAACAGGGTCGTTGCGCTCACGAATTCATCATCGACGCTCGTCCTTTCCAGAAGACTGCCGGTATCGAGGCTATCGATATTGCCAAGCGTCTCCAGGACTATGGCTTCCACGCCCCTACTATGAGCTGGCCTGTGCCCAACACGCTCATGGTTGAGCCCACTGAGAGTGAGAgcaaggaggagctggaccgATTCGTCGATGCCATGATCAGCATCCGCAACGAGATCCGTGAGATCGAAGAGGGCAAGCAGCCCAAGGAGGGCAATGTGCTCAAGAACGCGCCTCACCCACAGCGGGATTTGATCCTTGGTGATGCCGAGGGCAAGTGGGATAGACCCTACTCGCGAGAGAAGGCCGCGTATCCGCTGCCGTACCTACTCGAGAAGAAGTTCTGGCCTAGCGTTGGTCGTGTAGACGATagtgagtttttttttacctgcTTCCCCATACTAAAGAAGACATGTTCCCTTTTGCTAACCTTATTTTGTAGCATATGGTGATACCAACCTGTTCTGCACCTGCCCTCCTGTTGAGGATACCACCAACTCTGCCTAAATTATTAGACATGGGCTTCATCCAGGATTCTTATAGGCTcctggtgtttttttttttcttcttttccgaaCATTTCACTTACACGACTAAGTAAATACCACGACATTATTAGACTTTTTGAAGACCTCAAAGGGAGAACCACATTTCAACATggtttttattgtttttcgAGATAAACACATACGGCGCATAGCggggtttaaaaaaaaagacaaatattttttttgtattatGGTTATGAAAGCGCCGGGCTAATCTCAACATTGGGAAAGGGATGAATCTGTTTTTGTTATGTTTTGTACTAGTATTTGCCAGttgtttctccttttctcttctttttttttttttaacttaaagaaaagaaaaaggaactGGTGGGAGGTATTCTAGATGATAGGCCGAGTGCAATAGAGTACTTGTGCCATTCTGGCTTGATCGACCAGCAATATACGAATTGGGAAATAAATCTTGGGTTCGCTCTACGATTTGCTCTCTTGTGTTCTTCATGCTGAAAGTCATGCTCAGATGGTTTCAttaaatcttcttcttgcccctACATGAACGATTGCTCTCAAGGCCAATGAAATGATAGATACACTAGGTGattattattactagatGCATGTACATTAGTCAAGTTTATGAGCAGTCACCGTGAAATTCACGAATGAAATGCCTCGACCCATAATGTCCGTATACTCAACATGCGTTTCCTCTCCGCCGTTTTGGTGTTGATGCAATAACATTTTCATATCACGCGAGGTACCGGCTGACTGTATCAAAGTCCCCAACTCTAGAAAAAAGTTtggtgtatgtgtgtatgtgtaaCCAAGAGGTGTAGAGATGTGGCCACGTTCAGTCCTGTTCATCGCTAGACGGTATAATGATTCTTAGCGAGTGTCCCTGTCTACCAGCAACGACAGCCCTTCGATCTCGGGGATCTGAcaaattaactaaagttcTATCGGAATAGACACTTGTGGGACTTTGCAACGTTTGCTCACATGAGCTGATGGGGGAAATGAGAAGGGGGTCGGAGGATAGCGCTGTGGGGGAAACCAACGTCGCATCCGAGTTCTTCCTGCTGGTTGGGGAGGATAATAGAAGAGACCCTGATGCAGACTGTGTCAGGAGCCATATTTTCTGCTTATCCGCCTTAATCGAGTCGCCAAGGCTCTCTAATGTGACCATTGTATCAACAGAAGGATGCCTATCTCCATCGCTGAAGAATGATGGCTCCTcattggctttttctttgccaAGTTGATCTCcattgcttttctcttcgcGTTTAGCCTTTCTATGCCGTCGGTATGTGATGCAGGCAGTAAGGCCTAGTGTATAGACAGCCAATACCACAATAATGGGGATGACAATAGGGGCAGCCCAGTGTAGAGGGTATCGTGGCTATTGTATTAGTTAGCCAGGGGTATTCAAGGACTAACAAGAACATCCGAAAATGTACAGATCAAGAGGGGGGAAAGCAACTTACAGATTCAGTAAGTCTCcatggaggagaagctgtcCAACCCGACCGAGCATCCCGAGACGATGTGAGCCACAGCGTATACAACTCATCATCAAGGTGGTCTGGCGTCCACAAACAGGTTGCATTTTCATTGTTCATGTCATCTAAGAAAAGGCGCTTGGAATAAGCCCGGATACTTTTAGTCGAGTAATTGCTCTTTACTTACCTGTCAAGTCCGATATCAGCTCGTAAGCAGCAACTCCATTTCTGGGATATGTAATCTTAAAGAGCCCAAGCCCTGGAGATAGAGCGTCATTTAAGGACTCGTTCCACCTGATCGTAAATGGA contains the following coding sequences:
- a CDS encoding uncharacterized protein (EggNog:ENOG41~TransMembrane:1 (o127-150i)) — encoded protein: MNNKPHNLTVPTSEGFGVRFLNEKWNDSISNGHPFTIRWNESLNDALSPGLGLFKITYPRNGVAAYELISDLTDDMNNENATCLWTPDHLDDELYTLWLTSSRDARSGWTASPPWRLTESPRYPLHWAAPIVIPIIVVLAVYTLGLTACITYRRHRKAKREEKSNGDQLGKEKANEEPSFFSDGDRHPSVDTMVTLESLGDSIKADKQKIWLLTQSASGSLLLSSPTSRKNSDATLVSPTALSSDPLLISPISSCEQTLQSPTSVYSDRTLVNLSDPRDRRAVVAGRQGHSLRIIIPSSDEQD
- a CDS encoding uncharacterized protein (BUSCO:EOG092D0BMY), with the translated sequence MASRLAIARGAALRPSLALTRHEARICARGQGSLLSTRGLTYTAKSAADVRGAGFDDTGALRRAPFESLQDDPTYQEMRQIRAENKLPWKDFSARHIGPRDEEIQEMLNTLGVDNVDGFISQVIPADVLDPPQKTIQPRVFSESGVVRAFKNMNAQNDIRVWMNGGGYYPVEIPAVIKRNVLENPAWYTSYTPYQPEISQGRLESLLNFQTMVSDLTGLPVANASLLDEGTAAGEAMTMSLTSLSSSRQKRPGKTYVVSHLVHDATIRVMHGRAEGFGIHIEVLDLSAPDAQKKIKALGDDLIGVMVQYPDSNGGVSDFRELADLAHKQGTLLSAATDLSNLTLLTPPGEWGADIAFGNAQRFGVPLGYGGPHAAFMAVQDGSKRRLPGRLIGVSKDRRGDRALRLALQTREQHIRREKATSNVCTAQALLANMSAMYAIYHGPEQLREMAINNLRQARMIQAAAQHYGLNVSTASVDAEGKVLSDTVSLYFDEPVVCRSLRRELMDQGISTGKAWSPNEIVLAVPTTFTLKLFVRIVKAFQTVAYKNHADADLDVSSKCWKAGFAQSSEELIKSLPASVRRESKFLTHPVFNSHHSETEMLRYMHHLQSKDLSLVHSMIPLGSCTMKLNGTTQMELIGTENTANIHPHAPHSCAKGYQKLFDATSSQLAALTGMDATSLQPNSGAQGEFAGLRAIRKYHEQQPGNKRDICLIPVSAHGTNPASAAMVGMRVVPIKCDTKTGNLDLEDLEAKCKKHASELGAIMITYPSTYGVFEPQVRKVCDLVHQYGGLVYMDGANMNAQIGLTSPGALGADVCHLNLHKTFCIPHGGGGPGIGPICVKKHLIPYLPHKSTQTPVSSAAFGSASIVPISWAYISTMGDEGLRKATTVALLNANYMLTRLKDHYPILYTNEQGRCAHEFIIDARPFQKTAGIEAIDIAKRLQDYGFHAPTMSWPVPNTLMVEPTESESKEELDRFVDAMISIRNEIREIEEGKQPKEGNVLKNAPHPQRDLILGDAEGKWDRPYSREKAAYPLPYLLEKKFWPSVGRVDDTYGDTNLFCTCPPVEDTTNSA
- a CDS encoding uncharacterized protein (BUSCO:EOG092D1Q2Q) encodes the protein MSLFGQTKPLGSGGLFGSVQTAQPAQQTQTTGNIFGQTQGAGQQGTTLGNTLLAQPQQAAQIPALSQSQAQLSSSLWQPGQETPHQKPILEQMKLVTEKWDPSSPSCVFKHYFYNKVDEAHIPFYKPQAHEDPREWEEALQNKPAPGFMPVLCAGYTGVADRLKTQKRAISEFNTRLHQINGCLDALLQRHELETETRALAARRRQTMISNRCLALAAKVQILRNRGYALSGDEDDLKSRLQALERDVQDPAVSAREEELWSRLIVLRGYSEKLSKELEKPAGAEGEGLDEETQARAKRVLEDYEKQLGHLKKELEALGVDYQEWENSRNPPPRSR
- a CDS encoding uncharacterized protein (EggNog:ENOG41), translated to MFGGFAPPQQSPEEIRAMEAEALFTVQQVAATAFMLYLSPFAVDMISRIF